One Hippoglossus hippoglossus isolate fHipHip1 chromosome 5, fHipHip1.pri, whole genome shotgun sequence genomic window carries:
- the gcnt7 gene encoding beta-1,3-galactosyl-O-glycosyl-glycoprotein beta-1,6-N-acetylglucosaminyltransferase 7, which produces MWQLEGAKCSFLFCLGMSIIICSVIYLRASIPTAPKPSEPSSCRPFSTECKAVLPGTEIGVEWLRRDCQVESYILNSHLQCSNLTRELHFITRPLSREEEDYPLAFILTVHKELEVFVRLLRAIYMPQNVYCIHVDAKAPWEYQEAIRKLVSCFQNTFLSSHSETVTYAGFSRLQADVNCMRDLAKSKIGWRKVVNLCGQDFPVKSNLELVQYMQSKEWRDRNMTPGVKQPVSMRHRTELEHIEITGSHVVLKGMGLKKGPPPHNLQVYFGTAYYALTRPFVDFVLKSPIARDLLEWSIDTFSPDEHYWVTLNHVKEAPGSHINGDWEGDIRAIKWKDQEGNTHNGCKGHYVRDICIYGMEDLPWIIERNSMFANKFERDTFPEVLDCLEQWHRNKVLSQSTVPIEPSWLLATQSNSSSSSYFNSSARA; this is translated from the exons ATGTGGCAGCTTGAAGGGGCAAAATGCAGCTTCCTGTTTTGCCTGGGAATGAGTATTATTATTTGTTCCGTCATTTACTTGAGGGCCAGTATACCGACAGCACCCAAGCCTTCAGAGCCTTCAAGTTGCAGGCCCTTTTCCACTGAATGTAAAGCTGTTCTGCCCGGCACTGAGATAGGAGTCGAATGGCTCCGCCGTGACTGCCAG GTGGAAAGCTATATCCTGAATAGCCACCTGCAGTGTTCCAATTTGACCAGAGAGCTGCACTTCATCACAAGACCTCTGAGCCGTGAGGAGGAAGACTACCCTTTAGCATTCATTTTGACTGTTCACAAAGAGCTGGAGGTTTTTGTGCGCCTGCTGCGGGCCATTTACATGCCACAGAATGTCTACTGTATTCACGTGGATGCTAAGGCTCCATGGGAGTACCAGGAGGCTATACGGAAGCTAGTCAGCTGCTTTCAAAACACTTTCCTCTCCAGCCACAGCGAGACAGTGACCTACGCTGGGTTTTCCCGTCTGCAAGCAGATGTGAACTGCATGAGGGATCTTGCAAAGTCCAAGATAGGCTGGAGGAAGGTGGTGAATCTGTGTGGACAGGATTTCCCTGTCAAAAGCAACCTGGAACTGGTGCAGTACATGCAGAGCAAAGAGTGGAGGGACAGAAACATGACGCCTGGGGTGAAGCAGCCGGTGTCTATGAGGCACAGGACAGAGCTCGAGCACATTGAGATCACAGGCTCACATGTTGTTCTGAAAGGGATGGGGCTGAAGAAAGGTCCTCCTCCACACAATCTGCAAGTTTACTTTGGAACAGCCTACTATGCTCTCACGAGGCCCTTTGTCGATTTTGTTCTAAAAAGCCCAATAGCTCGGGATCTCTTGGAGTGGTCCATAGACACGTTCAGCCCAGACGAGCACTACTGGGTGACACTCAACCACGTCAAAG AAGCTCCAGGCAGCCACATAAATGGAGATTGGGAAGGAGACATCCGGGCAATCAAGTGGAAGGATCAAGAGGGGAATACACATAATGGCTGCAAAG GGCACTATGTACGAGACATCTGTATCTATGGAATGGAGGACCTGCCTTGGATCATTGAAAGGAACAGCATGTTTGCCAATAAGTTTGAGAGAGACACCTTTCCTGAGGTGCTGGACTGTCTGGAGCAGTGGCACAGAAACAAGGTGCTCAGCCAGTCGACTGTTCCCATAGAGCCATCATGGCTGCTGGCTACACAG